From Micropterus dolomieu isolate WLL.071019.BEF.003 ecotype Adirondacks linkage group LG06, ASM2129224v1, whole genome shotgun sequence:
TTCTCTGCTCTTTGCTGGAAAATATGTGTATGTCTTACTTCTAGCAATTTGGTTGGAATCACATTTCAGCACCTCGATGGGCACGCCCTGAGATTTTGTCTTAATTAGACTCAAATTAGTTGGGTGacccatttatttttcttttttacaaacTGCTCCTGGAGCAatgatcaaaaacaaacaagaagatTCACTGTTGCATGTAACTGAAGGTCACATATAGAATGCTAAACTTTTTTGGACGGAAAATAACCCCTCAATATTTGCATGAATTCACACAAAGTCATATTTCAGACTAGAATGAGCAACATAACACCACTTTGCAATTTAGCATGCTTGAAAGAAACTTTAGAAGAGCAAGgagaaattatatttaactaacaCTGTCACTGTATTGCATTCAATAGCAGAGAGCTACACAGTTCACATCGAGGCTTGTCCTCTGTTCTGCATGTAATATCTCTCTGTGGAACATTTAGATAATTCTCTTCGTACCCTATAACTGTTTCATAAAACAACATTCTGTGGCTTTGTGCCCAGTGTCCAACAGCAGGAAAACTACTGTGAGGTTTACATTACACTCATTCCTTTAACACACGTAGGCTTTCTCAGAAGTGGGTCAGCCAGATGCAGTTGAAACAGTATAGCTCATTTCCTACTGAAAATGGTTACGACAGAACCCTGGAGAATTCACTTTTTTCagattattagattttttttttttttcctaaaacataaaacactgcagttttcttattgttttatgtgtttatttgtgaaaaattaaaacaaaacttacaATTTGGCAGTTAGTCCTTCAGtcatatttcaacattttacatAGGCAAACAAGTGTAGACAAGAGGATGGCAAACCCATATTACTATACTATAAGATCACATGATTAAATCTTAACAATACATTGAGTGAAGTATGAATAACTAATCCTtctaaagaaaatgaataagtaCTGTAAATCAACAGAAACACAGCGACATGTGGAATGACTGATTTAGTAGCTGCCATAATTTTTAACATCATTTCCATGTTGTCTTGTCAAGAGAGGCTTAAATATGTTAagtgtacaaaataaaatattttggtttaactagaaaaaaaaaaaaaatcactgtcaTAAAAAAAGCTTCGAACAGAAGCAAAACCACAAGGCTCCAATGTTATGAAGCAAAATCATGAACAATATTGTTCAAAAAATTCATCCTTCAGATGTCTGCAACCTCAGGGTCACTCAACACTTAAAGAAGTCTTCTTTTCCACTTAAATTCAGAACTTTAAATTTGCAATTTGTGGATATCATTAAAAAGTCTATAGCGGCCAGCTGTCTTTTCATTATTGTCAGAGCAGTTAAAGCTACACTTGCAAGACTcaatcatcatcaccatcctgCTTGTGATATCTCCATTTGTGCATCGGAAGCGGACAGGTGACGTCTGGGTTCGGTGAGGCCTGCAGCATCGCCCATCTGAGCAGGACCCATAGTACCTAGGCTGGAACTTTTTCAGGCTACGGCAGCCTGAGTGGGACAGTTTAACTGGATGGATGgccttttctgtgtgtttgcatttctgACCTTTCTGTTAGGGAGAAAACATCAAAAGTCATGCTAAACGTAACCCGAGAGCtctcaaaatgtaatttatggtTAAGATTGTGTTCTGAGGTTACATACCACTATACAATGAAATAATCCAAATTAATCTTTGTAAATTCATGCTAAAATTAAGAACATTAAAAGTGTGGAATGTACCTTTGATATTGTAAAGGTCATTTTGTTGCACGGGCGGACTTCACAGATCCGAGTCTCTTTCACCAGTTTGCACTTGGTGTTGCTGTTGCTAGTCCTGGTGGACACTCCAGTGCCACAGGATTTCGAGCAAGGTGACCAAGCTGTGGTGTGAGACACACACTTGACTCCTCTGACCAACATGTGACCCAGTGGGTGACTCCTGAAAGctgcacagagaaaaaaataaggTTGAGAGGCCTGAACATGTCGCTACGTTATAATTTCATAACATGTTGTTATATTTGGCTCCTAGTTCACTTCAGCATTGAAAGGACTCTGTGTAAAACTGCTCACCAGGTAAAGATTCGCCTGTCCACACAGGAGCCAAGTTATTCTTGTGGGTCAGGTCGTCTTTGTCTTTACTATgcttttttctgtgtttctttaccACAGAGCTCTCTGTCTTTGCTTCCTCATGGCATATGAGTTGTTCACAGCACTGTCCCGGTACCTTGACCCGCCTGGGCTTGGCACAGCCCAGTTTGGGCAGCGTGAGCTCATGTGGGCAGAGGGAGACGCATCCAACAGCACCGTCCATGCAAGTGCACTGGTGTTTGCAGTTTGGACGGAAGGTTTCCCCGTTCTGGTAAATCTTGTTGTTGTACTCACACGTTCTTCCATCTGATCTGGCTGTTTAAGGGGGAAAAGAGAAAGTGGTGAGGTTGGAAATCAGAAGAGGAAAGGGAACAACgtgaataaaattttaaagaaaagagAACAGAAATCACTGTACCTCGACAGATGCCCTTAGCAGAGCCATATCCCCCTCCAAAGTTGCACTCCAGTCCCTTTGCGTGGTCACATGGCCTTGTCTTGCTACAGTCTTCAAAGAGTTGTCGTGCACAAACTTTACAGCATCCACAGCCATCCAATGTTAGACTGACTCCCGTTGCACATCTGGGGGTGTCTGGGGGACACAGACAGTCCTTTGGGCATAAGGCTGACACCTGAGATAAAACATGACATCAGACGTTTCTTATCAAAAGTTTGCTTCCAAAATCCTCTTATATGAGCTAAACAAGCAGCTAATGAATGAACAGTTATTATAAAGATTAATTCAGATTATATTCCTTACCAGTGTAATGCAGAGGCTCAAAACGACAAAGACTTTCCACATCTTCAGAAGTTAAAGTTATCTTTCCTGCGTAAACCAAATCAAACACCAGACCTGGCAGTGAGCTGACAAGTGCTTGCTCTCCCTCTTTTGGAGTCCCCATCTCCTTTTATACACTCCAAGCAGAGCTGACGTATGTGCAGGCTGAAGAGGTGTCCTGAAACTATGAGAGGAATGCTTCTCCACATGTCCTCCCATAAGCCCACAAgaagcccccccccccgtctcctctctctctcagcgaGCCAAGAAATACCCAGTCTACCCTACATTCTTTCAGGGCTTTCTCTCCAATTTAACCGTGTCATTTTTATATCAGTTTATAATCAGGAAGTAGAACCACATGTAATTCCTCTGGCATGCTTTACATTGCTTGCTGCTAAATACACGCTATGCATAATTTTGTTCCTGTTCtgataaatattaattatatcattgctttaaatttatttgaatactttttaaaacatcataCCTTTAGATCCACCCAAAGGAGGCATTATAGGtgtccttttgttgtttgttaaagtcATGTTTGTACAGTACTTATTGTTGttgcaatgtttttattatgcAACCTTCTTGGCAGATCTATTTTAATCTAAATGAGACTgtacctggttaaataaaggaaaaagaaagaaagaaagactggTGAAATAGGGTTAAGTAAAGGACAGAAAAAATAGGCACATTTATACCTGATACTTGAAATATGTTCATCATCAGCCCCATGCATGTGAGAGCAGCCCCTCAAGGAATTCAACATCGGGGCACCACAAGTTCTGACATAAATATTGAAGGAAAGCTACATATTTCTATAACCAACTGAATTTCTATCTCGGATGAAGCAGTGTTTAGACTGTTGCATGCTGTCTGTGATCGGTATTTCTAGTTTCTAACCTTGCTCATGTTAAAGTCACGGATGAAATTCAATCAGTCACCTATAAGGGTGTGGATGGCTTAGAGTTTCTTTGACttcaatatttcaaaataaggGGAGGAGAGCCTCCTGGAATGCATGAACCCTAGGAATCCTTTGTTCGTCTGAATGAGAGCGTCCAGAATGAGAAACAcaccagaaaaaa
This genomic window contains:
- the LOC123972920 gene encoding CCN family member 1-like isoform X2 → MAPLWLQEVSALCPKDCLCPPDTPRCATGVSLTLDGCGCCKVCARQLFEDCSKTRPCDHAKGLECNFGGGYGSAKGICRARSDGRTCEYNNKIYQNGETFRPNCKHQCTCMDGAVGCVSLCPHELTLPKLGCAKPRRVKVPGQCCEQLICHEEAKTESSVVKKHRKKHSKDKDDLTHKNNLAPVWTGESLPAFRSHPLGHMLVRGVKCVSHTTAWSPCSKSCGTGVSTRTSNSNTKCKLVKETRICEVRPCNKMTFTISKKGQKCKHTEKAIHPVKLSHSGCRSLKKFQPRYYGSCSDGRCCRPHRTQTSPVRFRCTNGDITSRMVMMIESCKCSFNCSDNNEKTAGRYRLFNDIHKLQI
- the LOC123972920 gene encoding CCN family member 1-like isoform X1, with the protein product MWKVFVVLSLCITLVSALCPKDCLCPPDTPRCATGVSLTLDGCGCCKVCARQLFEDCSKTRPCDHAKGLECNFGGGYGSAKGICRARSDGRTCEYNNKIYQNGETFRPNCKHQCTCMDGAVGCVSLCPHELTLPKLGCAKPRRVKVPGQCCEQLICHEEAKTESSVVKKHRKKHSKDKDDLTHKNNLAPVWTGESLPAFRSHPLGHMLVRGVKCVSHTTAWSPCSKSCGTGVSTRTSNSNTKCKLVKETRICEVRPCNKMTFTISKKGQKCKHTEKAIHPVKLSHSGCRSLKKFQPRYYGSCSDGRCCRPHRTQTSPVRFRCTNGDITSRMVMMIESCKCSFNCSDNNEKTAGRYRLFNDIHKLQI